The stretch of DNA ATGGACAACTTGAATAATctaaatactaaaaagtaaatatcaatttttttcatttacttGTACAATTTAGAATCATATATCGATTTTCTTCATTTACATAATTTGGGGGGGACAACAAATAAATCATATTGATTTTAACACTTGttgttaaaaatacaaataaatgaATTGAATATGGTTAACTAAAGCTCTATCtaacatgattaaaataaaaagaattctaGTTAAGCCTTTGGGTTATGTACGTAATTGAGATGGCCAATTAATCTTCCCTATGCTGCCAAGACTTTGTGATGCTTGTTGGATTCTCGGACAATGATTTTCCTCTTTGCAATTTTTGTCACTTTTGGTGTGTACTTGGGACCAAGCTTCCCAAGTTCTTGCAACACATTTTCTATGTCGAGCACGAGTTTTTCGGCCATCTCGCGCGAAAACTCGGCTCTAACCACCGCGCGGAGCACATTGACATGCTCCGCACCGGATGGCATTGGATAAGCCGGCACAACCCAACCGTGGAGGCGGCGTAGCATCTCCGATATCTTGAACTCGTCACCGTGACTTGTGTCCTTAAGAGAAAAGGCTACCAGAGGAACACCATTGTCCTTTGAGAGTATGTTAAAGCACCCTGTTTTCTCCAATCCTTGTTTCACCACCATTGCATTTTCTTTGCACTTTTCCATTACTCTTTGGTATCCCTAGTGAATCAAAGGTGCAAGCATCATCAGAAACAAGATAATTCATGTaaattgtataaaaataattaaaatatttcaaatataaAGTGATAGAATTCTATCTAATTACCTCTCTGCCAAGGTGAACTAGTTGATAATATTGTGCAATAATCTGACTAGACCCTGCATTTAACAAGCCAATTTTAGAGctgaaatacaaaaatattttgggtataaaaacatgctaaaaaggTTTATACTTTTCTAACTTAATCCTaaccttttcaattttttttatcatccagctttttttgaatcttttaaagaatttaattttaatgcacagtataaaatagttttatacgTGCATCCAATTATGTAACGTCACATTAAcaaattatcttttatattgaCTGCGTGAATAACATTCGAAAGAACAAATGTGATCAAACGACTGGGTAAAAACACTTTAATTATtggtacatcaaaattaaactctcaTTTGAAATAATATTAGTGTACATTTTGTCAATTTTAGACCTAATAGAAATGTATATATTGTGAAATAAATAGTAATGACCTTTAGAAAAATTAAGGGTAAAGGTGGGTTGGTCTGCTCCAAGGTAATTAATATTGAAGATAAGCTCTTGAGGCAAGTCCTCTTTACTTCTCCAAATAACCCAACCAATGCCTGCATAAACAAGACCATACTTGTGGCCACTAACATTTATGCTCTTCACCAATGGAAGCCTGAAATCCCATTCTAGCTCTGGATAAAGAAATGGAGCAACAAACCCACCACTTGCTGCATCAACATGAATCGGTGTATCCCATCTATAATAATGTCACAAGTGAAAGGGGGCCAAAACATTAGTATAGGGCTAAAAGGTAAGTCATACAATATATTTGGATTCTTTTTAGGTTTTAAAACATAATTGTAGTTCTGaccaatatatataaaattgtagTTATTTTGAGGtggcagtcgacttcacgtgaagttgatacctaAGAaccgttagataatttgactgatttgactaaattttcatctaacatatcaacttcacgtgaagttgacttCATCTGAGTTTTCACCTTTCAACAATTGGCATGTGAATAACTGTGTTTTGAACTTATATTTGGTTTGCACAATTTACATGACGAATAAGAAATGCCAATAATTTTCTA from Arachis duranensis cultivar V14167 chromosome 4, aradu.V14167.gnm2.J7QH, whole genome shotgun sequence encodes:
- the LOC107482807 gene encoding glutamate decarboxylase 1 — protein: MPQKSMAKKTAYEKIREELKLDAKPKMNLASFVTTSMEEECNILMMESFNKNYVNMDEYPATTQLHNRCVNMIARLFNAEIGENENAIGTGTVGSSEAIMLAGLAFKKKWQNKLKAQGKPYHKPNIVTGANVQVCWEKFAMYFDVELRKVDVGEGYYVMDPTKAIEMVDENTICVAAILGSTYNGEFEDVKLLNDLLLQQNKKNGWDTPIHVDAASGGFVAPFLYPELEWDFRLPLVKSINVSGHKYGLVYAGIGWVIWRSKEDLPQELIFNINYLGADQPTFTLNFSKGSSQIIAQYYQLVHLGREGYQRVMEKCKENAMVVKQGLEKTGCFNILSKDNGVPLVAFSLKDTSHGDEFKISEMLRRLHGWVVPAYPMPSGAEHVNVLRAVVRAEFSREMAEKLVLDIENVLQELGKLGPKYTPKVTKIAKRKIIVRESNKHHKVLAA